The following are from one region of the Treponema denticola genome:
- a CDS encoding elongation factor Tu, which translates to MEYAYSIRSIDKLKEYNLFLETHKSKIAAYIDFIQNSYSVKDLPEYIVFADFDMATRVHRSISIPAYTNEIRMVITPELNIWKSIYLKQLEVYELKAVENIQSYYSNDINENSILQIIGHELMHQSELFLDDFEDEKKLTEGIWFEEGMVEYISKKFFLTTEEFEKEKQINTSLVKLFEEKYGISSIESFGQETYDENYTSIFYNYWRSFLAIDILVQKFHIVSKVFEHYHNWNKAGRTMPLSKWFQIE; encoded by the coding sequence ATGGAATATGCATATTCAATTAGGAGCATCGATAAACTTAAAGAATATAATTTATTTTTAGAAACTCATAAAAGTAAAATAGCGGCTTATATTGATTTTATTCAAAATTCCTACAGTGTAAAAGATCTGCCTGAATATATAGTTTTTGCAGATTTTGATATGGCAACAAGGGTACACCGCAGCATAAGTATTCCGGCATATACCAATGAAATTAGAATGGTTATCACACCTGAACTTAATATTTGGAAATCCATATATTTAAAACAACTCGAAGTCTACGAACTCAAGGCTGTGGAAAATATTCAAAGTTACTATTCAAATGACATAAATGAAAATAGTATTTTGCAAATAATAGGACATGAATTAATGCATCAAAGCGAACTCTTTCTTGACGATTTCGAAGATGAAAAAAAATTGACAGAAGGCATTTGGTTTGAAGAAGGGATGGTCGAATATATAAGCAAAAAATTTTTTCTTACAACCGAAGAATTTGAAAAAGAAAAACAAATTAATACTAGTCTGGTCAAACTTTTTGAAGAAAAATACGGCATTTCATCTATAGAAAGTTTCGGACAAGAAACCTATGATGAGAATTATACTTCAATTTTTTATAATTACTGGCGTAGTTTTTTGGCAATCGATATCTTGGTTCAAAAATTCCATATAGTATCCAAGGTTTTTGAACACTACCATAATTGGAACAAGGCAGGACGGACCATGCCCTTATCAAAATGGTTTCAAATAGAATAA
- a CDS encoding type II toxin-antitoxin system HicB family antitoxin, with translation MRNKTYLAVFEPAEGGAYSVYFPHVLGCVSYGKDFIDAQKMAKEALELHIYGMEKDGEKLPVEEFSGIQTNDGDIVCAITIYPDLVKNEIDSRRVRTNCTIPYGLKLKAEQQGINFSQVLETSLKELVL, from the coding sequence ATGAGAAATAAAACATATTTGGCTGTTTTTGAACCGGCAGAAGGTGGTGCATATAGTGTATATTTTCCGCATGTTTTAGGTTGTGTAAGCTATGGAAAAGACTTTATTGATGCACAAAAAATGGCAAAAGAAGCTTTAGAACTTCATATATATGGAATGGAAAAAGACGGAGAAAAACTGCCTGTTGAGGAGTTTTCAGGCATACAGACAAACGATGGAGATATAGTTTGTGCCATTACTATTTACCCTGACCTCGTAAAAAATGAAATAGATAGCAGGCGTGTTAGGACAAACTGTACTATCCCCTATGGTTTAAAGCTAAAAGCAGAACAACAAGGCATAAATTTTTCTCAAGTCTTGGAAACATCATTAAAAGAATTGGTATTATGA
- a CDS encoding type II toxin-antitoxin system HicA family toxin: MTAKEVLKLLKQNGWYICETKGSHYQLKHLKIRGIK, translated from the coding sequence ATGACAGCAAAGGAAGTGTTAAAGCTCTTAAAACAAAACGGATGGTATATTTGTGAAACTAAAGGTTCACATTATCAATTAAAACATTTGAAAATAAGAGGTATAAAATGA
- a CDS encoding YoaK family protein, producing the protein MTDTLKDLRFKIWIAFLTFLSGFINVEAIRSFSLPVSHHTGNVSHLALSIVHKNITEVFIICSAILAFFAGAFFSGLLFHQRKFGLKKRYGILLMGLAMIFLSLALFKTPQILKVSALSFAAGVQNAMFIFYGDILVRTTHITGYLTDAAFALAMCLRGKKDKFRFFLFYSLNILFFLAGGITAGLIKTDSFFISSACLYLIAGLYYFMMRKKQ; encoded by the coding sequence ATGACCGACACCTTAAAAGACCTGAGATTTAAAATCTGGATAGCCTTTTTAACCTTCTTGTCAGGTTTTATAAATGTAGAAGCAATCCGCAGCTTTTCTTTGCCTGTAAGCCACCATACGGGAAACGTAAGTCATCTTGCCCTTTCAATAGTACACAAAAATATAACGGAAGTTTTTATAATCTGCTCGGCTATTCTTGCCTTTTTTGCAGGAGCTTTTTTTTCGGGACTTTTATTCCACCAAAGAAAATTCGGATTAAAGAAAAGATACGGCATTTTGCTGATGGGCCTGGCTATGATATTTTTAAGTTTGGCATTGTTTAAAACACCCCAAATCCTCAAAGTATCTGCCCTAAGCTTCGCAGCAGGAGTTCAAAACGCCATGTTTATCTTCTATGGAGACATCCTTGTAAGAACCACCCACATAACAGGCTACCTTACAGATGCAGCCTTTGCCCTGGCTATGTGCCTTAGGGGCAAAAAAGACAAATTCCGATTTTTTTTGTTTTACAGCCTCAATATTCTTTTTTTCTTAGCCGGAGGAATTACAGCGGGCCTTATCAAAACCGATTCATTTTTTATAAGTTCGGCCTGTCTTTATCTTATTGCGGGTCTTTACTATTTTATGATGAGGAAAAAACAGTAA
- a CDS encoding DUF2764 domain-containing protein → MASYYYLTAQLPSIFPNLQPPMSFKAFKELALRSLSKKDAQILENLSLEPPREEKSTGSAYLDKWYEFERSLRIALEQVRSAKLKWEAPISYDERVLLSSAFTPVQIARTAASIQNPLEAETFLDNARFQAADTVRGSENFSSDGIFAYAVKLLLRERASKFEMEKGKEEYSSIYNTILDEEK, encoded by the coding sequence GTGGCATCCTACTATTATTTGACGGCTCAACTGCCTTCAATTTTTCCTAATCTACAGCCTCCTATGAGCTTTAAAGCCTTTAAAGAACTGGCTTTGCGTTCTCTTTCAAAAAAAGATGCTCAAATTTTGGAAAACCTATCCCTTGAGCCTCCAAGAGAAGAAAAAAGCACAGGTTCCGCCTATTTGGATAAGTGGTATGAGTTTGAGCGTTCTCTTAGAATAGCCCTTGAACAAGTACGCTCGGCAAAGCTAAAATGGGAAGCGCCTATTTCCTATGACGAAAGAGTTTTGCTTTCTTCGGCTTTTACACCGGTACAAATTGCAAGAACAGCAGCTTCAATTCAAAATCCTCTTGAGGCCGAAACGTTTTTGGACAATGCAAGGTTTCAGGCTGCCGATACGGTAAGAGGGTCCGAAAATTTCTCTTCTGATGGAATTTTTGCCTATGCTGTTAAGCTCCTTTTGAGGGAAAGAGCCTCCAAATTCGAAATGGAAAAAGGGAAAGAAGAATATTCTTCAATATATAACACTATCCTCGATGAAGAAAAATAA
- a CDS encoding V-type ATP synthase subunit E, whose protein sequence is MEVQLQELVDKIKKDGVAAADEKAAEIIRAAEEKAKNIIEKAEAEAQESVKKAEAEALRFQKAAESSIDQAGRNTLISFRQGLLNELNAIIKAETAKNYDSAVLKNLIPEAVKGWVKTGNTENLSVILADKDLKELESSLSAALKDHIAKGLELKADSKIAGGFRIGTKDGSAYYDFSAEAVADLFSSYLSPKTAEILKNAAKEL, encoded by the coding sequence ATGGAAGTTCAATTGCAAGAGCTTGTTGATAAGATAAAAAAAGACGGAGTTGCCGCTGCCGATGAAAAAGCAGCTGAAATTATCAGAGCAGCAGAGGAAAAAGCAAAAAATATTATCGAAAAGGCCGAAGCTGAAGCTCAGGAAAGCGTAAAAAAAGCTGAAGCTGAAGCTCTCAGATTCCAAAAAGCTGCCGAATCTTCAATAGACCAAGCCGGCAGAAATACTCTTATTTCATTCAGACAAGGTCTTTTAAACGAACTTAATGCCATTATAAAGGCTGAAACAGCCAAAAATTACGATTCCGCAGTTCTAAAAAATCTGATTCCCGAAGCAGTCAAGGGCTGGGTAAAAACAGGCAATACCGAGAATTTATCCGTAATTCTTGCAGACAAGGATCTTAAAGAGCTTGAATCCTCTTTAAGCGCAGCCTTAAAAGATCATATTGCTAAAGGACTGGAGCTTAAAGCCGACAGCAAGATAGCAGGTGGATTTAGAATCGGTACTAAGGACGGATCTGCCTATTATGACTTCTCGGCAGAAGCCGTTGCAGATTTGTTCTCATCATATCTAAGCCCTAAAACAGCCGAAATTTTAAAGAATGCGGCAAAGGAGCTTTAA
- a CDS encoding ArsR/SmtB family transcription factor, with protein sequence MIEDDEIGVSNEETVAHARAKMPDEQTMSDLGDFFKNFGDSTRIKIVSALISGELCVADLAEVLEMSASAVSHQLRILRQAKIVKSRRNGKQVYYTIDDNHVGILYSVGLEHIREGR encoded by the coding sequence ATGATAGAAGATGATGAAATAGGTGTTTCTAATGAAGAAACTGTGGCTCATGCAAGGGCTAAGATGCCCGATGAGCAGACAATGAGCGATTTGGGCGATTTTTTTAAAAACTTCGGAGATTCTACGAGGATTAAGATTGTTTCCGCTCTTATTTCAGGGGAACTCTGTGTAGCCGACCTTGCAGAAGTTTTGGAAATGTCTGCTTCGGCCGTTTCTCACCAGCTTAGAATTTTAAGGCAGGCTAAAATAGTAAAAAGCCGCCGAAACGGAAAACAGGTTTATTATACAATAGATGACAACCATGTCGGAATCCTATATTCCGTCGGTTTGGAACACATTAGGGAGGGCAGGTAA
- a CDS encoding heavy metal translocating P-type ATPase → MDLKKENEHKHGHSHEEHHEHEHHGHSHHDHHKHSHDEHCGCGHKEEKNCHMRGHDHHEHDLDHHKHDHHEHCSCGHEHHDHHEHDHHGHGHHEHTHDEHCSCGHDHHGHDHSGCGCEHHHGSLKEMVVQFGISALFFAGGIFARIFFDEAGIQIKNFYAAFSTVLFVIAWLTAGYKVLLTSVKNILKGQVFDENFLMSVATIGAFILGDWTEGAAVMLFYNLGEVVQHSAVEKSRRSIIDLMDLRPDFARLYDSDSKEKLVDPASVKIGSLVLVKAGEKIPLDGVIYEGSAELDTSSMTGESLPRTAEKGSPVLAGFVNLTGVITVKTTASLENTAASKMLELIESAQNRKARVERFITSFAKVYTPIVTIGAVLLSVLPPLLSALIFSSPINGWESFAPWISRGLVFLVISCPCAFVISVPLGYFGGIGGAAKRGILIKGADYIDALSKADAVVFDKTGTLTKGVLKVMTLMPAENVEKYEFLKLAALAEFNSHHPIAKAIQDCALVNLSEEVTKTFPNAELTDYYEKAGKGISVNYKGKSLLAGKNSFISESIGKEIPLYGDEIGGTQVYAAYDGKYIGCLILTDTLKNEAREAISDLNKLGLSRVEILTGDNEKSAKKIAEDLGIKNYTSMLLPHEKVSRFEEISDEVKAKNKKASVIFVGDGINDAPVLARSDAGIAMGGIGSDAAIEAADVVLMNDNPRLVAAAVKHARFTRKIVWQNIALAFGIKIGFLTLGALGLANLWAAVFADVGVALLAVFNSLRAKR, encoded by the coding sequence ATGGATTTAAAAAAAGAAAACGAACACAAGCATGGACACAGTCATGAAGAACATCATGAACATGAACACCATGGACACAGCCATCACGATCATCACAAACATAGCCACGATGAACATTGCGGCTGTGGGCATAAAGAAGAAAAAAATTGCCACATGCGTGGACACGATCATCACGAGCATGATCTCGATCATCACAAACATGACCACCATGAGCACTGCTCTTGTGGGCATGAACACCACGACCACCATGAACATGATCATCATGGACACGGCCATCACGAGCATACCCACGATGAACATTGCTCTTGTGGGCACGACCACCACGGACACGATCATTCAGGCTGCGGCTGCGAACATCATCACGGCTCTTTAAAAGAGATGGTAGTGCAATTCGGTATTTCGGCCTTGTTTTTTGCCGGAGGTATTTTTGCCCGGATTTTTTTTGACGAAGCCGGAATACAAATTAAGAATTTTTATGCAGCTTTTTCGACGGTTTTATTTGTCATAGCTTGGCTGACAGCAGGCTACAAGGTCTTGTTGACTTCAGTAAAAAATATTTTAAAGGGTCAAGTTTTTGATGAAAATTTTTTGATGTCTGTTGCAACAATCGGAGCCTTTATTTTAGGCGACTGGACTGAGGGTGCTGCGGTTATGCTCTTTTACAATTTAGGAGAGGTGGTACAGCACTCGGCCGTCGAAAAATCTAGGCGTTCAATCATAGATCTTATGGACCTCCGCCCGGACTTTGCCCGCCTTTATGATTCCGATTCTAAAGAAAAACTTGTAGATCCTGCAAGCGTAAAAATCGGTTCCTTGGTTCTTGTAAAAGCCGGTGAAAAAATCCCCTTGGACGGCGTAATTTATGAAGGAAGTGCCGAACTTGATACCTCATCTATGACGGGTGAAAGCCTTCCGCGTACTGCAGAAAAAGGCAGCCCCGTACTTGCAGGTTTTGTAAACTTAACGGGGGTTATAACGGTAAAGACAACCGCTTCCTTAGAAAATACCGCTGCCTCAAAGATGCTTGAGCTGATTGAGTCTGCACAAAACAGAAAGGCCAGGGTAGAACGGTTCATTACCTCCTTTGCAAAAGTTTACACTCCGATAGTTACGATAGGAGCGGTTCTTCTTTCGGTTTTACCGCCTCTTTTAAGTGCGCTTATTTTTTCATCGCCTATTAACGGCTGGGAAAGTTTTGCTCCGTGGATTTCACGTGGTCTTGTATTTTTGGTAATTTCCTGTCCTTGTGCCTTTGTTATTTCGGTTCCGCTGGGTTATTTCGGCGGAATAGGAGGAGCTGCAAAACGGGGTATACTGATTAAAGGTGCCGATTACATAGACGCTCTTTCAAAGGCCGATGCCGTCGTCTTCGACAAAACGGGAACTCTTACCAAGGGAGTTCTAAAGGTTATGACCTTAATGCCTGCGGAAAATGTAGAAAAATATGAGTTTCTAAAATTGGCTGCCCTTGCCGAATTCAATTCTCATCATCCTATAGCTAAAGCTATTCAAGATTGTGCTCTAGTTAATTTGTCCGAAGAGGTAACAAAGACTTTTCCAAATGCCGAGCTTACAGACTATTACGAAAAGGCAGGAAAAGGTATCTCGGTAAATTACAAGGGAAAGAGCCTTTTAGCCGGAAAAAATTCCTTTATAAGCGAAAGCATAGGAAAGGAAATTCCTTTATATGGAGATGAGATAGGCGGAACTCAAGTTTATGCCGCTTATGATGGCAAGTACATCGGCTGCTTGATTTTAACCGATACGCTTAAAAATGAAGCAAGAGAAGCTATATCCGATTTAAATAAATTGGGGCTTTCAAGGGTAGAAATACTTACAGGCGATAATGAAAAATCGGCCAAAAAGATTGCAGAAGATTTGGGTATAAAAAATTACACCTCAATGCTTTTACCCCATGAAAAGGTTTCAAGGTTTGAGGAAATTTCCGATGAAGTAAAAGCAAAGAATAAAAAAGCTTCTGTTATCTTTGTAGGAGACGGTATAAACGATGCCCCCGTATTGGCACGCTCGGATGCAGGTATAGCTATGGGAGGCATAGGAAGCGATGCTGCCATTGAGGCGGCTGATGTTGTTCTTATGAACGATAATCCCCGTCTTGTAGCTGCGGCCGTAAAACATGCAAGGTTTACCCGAAAAATAGTTTGGCAAAATATAGCCTTGGCCTTTGGTATAAAAATCGGCTTTTTAACCTTGGGAGCTCTCGGTCTTGCAAACCTTTGGGCAGCTGTTTTTGCCGATGTCGGAGTTGCCTTATTGGCTGTATTTAATTCTTTAAGAGCAAAAAGATAG
- a CDS encoding methyl-accepting chemotaxis protein — MEKVNVIVPTPPKKILVFDLFTNLGWIAGNFFTSIFVGSSTNLKAVVSSKVFIIGILIAILSPIIKQKVFFPAIINWEENPEKAKKNILRYETFLLVIPLLFTAIVPLISLEIGIIDKTGLFLSSLFSTIGNIFLLGTIFSSSTIRAFEKWVSFIPVEEKYLSFSMIKKVTIASITCIIAVILLVLAPIVRFENQNIYERLVNSVLPLFIYGLILSVLSLGIIVKSIEVRIFLIQRIIKDLADGNYKREPVASWNRDEIALLLVDIGKLLTFNKTFIKELNESVGLSGDTAEFLSSNMDKTSESVRKITDNISSARNHIQDQSSGVVKMQGTLNQMASGIEKLGKNIESQSAAVTESVATIEEMVSNIQSVTKTVKENVDSIEKLNASAESGNQAVSTAHTIAKNITDDSDGLLEASNVIQHIASQTNLLAMNAAIEAAHAGESGKGFAVVADEIRKLAEESSTQGKTITTVLNNLKTKIEELNSAAETTEVQFAEIMKILSTVNDGSSSIMHAMTEQSSGSSQVLDAIKEISDITYDVKSGSSEILKGNTEVSKEISKLVEISKLINQGMDGIGNDTGQINEIITQVSRVSGKNKEAVARVMKYLSQLSF; from the coding sequence ATGGAAAAAGTTAATGTGATTGTTCCCACTCCGCCAAAAAAGATTTTAGTTTTTGATCTATTTACCAATCTTGGTTGGATTGCCGGTAATTTTTTTACCTCTATTTTTGTCGGAAGTTCTACCAATTTGAAGGCTGTTGTGAGCTCAAAGGTCTTTATAATAGGTATTCTGATTGCCATTTTAAGTCCTATCATCAAACAAAAAGTTTTTTTTCCTGCAATTATAAACTGGGAAGAAAATCCCGAAAAAGCAAAGAAAAATATATTAAGATATGAAACTTTTTTATTGGTCATACCGTTGCTGTTTACCGCTATCGTTCCCCTTATATCTTTGGAAATTGGAATTATTGATAAAACCGGTTTATTTTTATCTTCTCTTTTTAGTACTATAGGGAATATATTCTTGTTGGGTACTATATTTTCTTCAAGTACTATTAGAGCTTTCGAAAAATGGGTTTCATTTATTCCTGTCGAAGAAAAATACCTATCTTTTTCGATGATAAAAAAAGTTACTATTGCAAGTATTACTTGTATTATAGCCGTTATTCTTCTTGTACTTGCTCCTATTGTCCGTTTTGAAAATCAAAATATTTATGAAAGACTTGTAAATTCCGTTTTACCTTTGTTCATTTACGGTTTGATTTTATCGGTGCTAAGTTTAGGGATTATTGTCAAATCTATCGAAGTTAGAATTTTTTTGATTCAAAGAATAATAAAGGATTTGGCTGATGGAAATTATAAGAGAGAACCTGTTGCAAGCTGGAACAGGGATGAGATAGCTCTTTTACTGGTGGATATCGGTAAGCTTTTGACTTTTAACAAAACTTTTATAAAGGAGCTTAATGAAAGTGTAGGCCTTTCAGGAGACACGGCCGAATTTCTTTCGTCAAATATGGATAAAACATCCGAGTCAGTCAGAAAAATAACCGATAATATTTCTTCAGCCAGAAATCATATCCAAGATCAATCTTCAGGTGTTGTAAAGATGCAGGGGACCTTAAATCAAATGGCCTCAGGTATAGAAAAATTAGGAAAGAATATTGAAAGTCAGTCTGCAGCCGTTACGGAATCCGTTGCAACTATAGAAGAAATGGTTTCCAATATTCAGTCCGTAACAAAAACCGTAAAAGAAAATGTCGACTCCATCGAAAAACTAAACGCTTCTGCCGAATCAGGCAATCAAGCCGTTTCGACCGCACACACTATAGCAAAAAATATTACCGATGATTCGGATGGACTTTTGGAAGCTTCTAATGTTATTCAGCATATTGCAAGTCAAACAAACCTTCTTGCAATGAATGCGGCTATTGAGGCTGCTCATGCGGGAGAGTCCGGGAAGGGCTTTGCCGTAGTTGCTGACGAAATCAGAAAACTGGCTGAAGAATCAAGTACTCAAGGAAAAACAATTACAACCGTATTAAATAATCTCAAAACTAAGATTGAAGAGCTTAATTCTGCCGCCGAGACTACGGAAGTGCAATTTGCCGAAATAATGAAAATTCTTTCGACGGTAAATGACGGAAGCAGCTCTATAATGCATGCTATGACAGAGCAAAGCTCCGGAAGCAGTCAAGTTTTGGATGCCATAAAAGAAATAAGCGATATAACTTATGATGTAAAAAGCGGTTCCTCGGAAATACTTAAAGGAAATACTGAGGTCAGCAAAGAAATTTCAAAACTGGTAGAAATTTCTAAACTGATAAACCAAGGTATGGATGGTATAGGAAACGATACCGGACAAATAAATGAAATTATAACCCAGGTAAGCAGAGTAAGCGGAAAAAACAAAGAGGCTGTCGCTAGGGTTATGAAGTACCTGTCTCAACTAAGTTTTTAA
- a CDS encoding pseudouridine synthase: MSKENKIFYIGEDDSGRRLDRVIRKFLGKMPLSGVYSAIRRGKIRVNGKKENGAYLTQKGDEISMDLSLFGLTAPASEAQTNYSISKPDVLLKTDDLLFINKRPGELVHGEKSLCEAVLKYFPSKEKSLSFKVGALHRLDKDTSGILAFSQSLKGAQEFSKALQEGKIGKFYIGITEGRPSLNEFKSSIDGKECLCLIRVLDFSKKENLSLVLFNLITGRKHQIRIQCSQFGTPLLNDKKYGSKQKKAFSEDLSKKTTYFLHAYKLIFSEPFLDDLPKEITAPLPENFKRAVKSLFVRRV; encoded by the coding sequence ATGAGTAAAGAAAATAAGATTTTTTATATAGGCGAAGATGATTCAGGCAGGAGACTGGACCGTGTAATACGAAAATTTTTAGGAAAGATGCCCCTTTCCGGCGTATATTCGGCAATACGCAGAGGGAAGATAAGGGTCAACGGTAAAAAAGAAAACGGAGCCTACTTAACCCAAAAAGGCGATGAAATTTCAATGGATTTGAGCCTATTCGGCCTAACTGCACCCGCATCAGAAGCTCAAACAAATTATTCAATTTCAAAACCTGACGTTCTATTAAAAACCGATGATTTACTCTTTATAAACAAAAGGCCCGGAGAGCTTGTACATGGAGAAAAAAGTCTTTGTGAGGCTGTTTTAAAATATTTTCCGTCAAAAGAAAAAAGTCTTTCCTTTAAAGTAGGCGCCCTGCATAGACTGGATAAGGATACAAGCGGAATTCTAGCCTTTTCTCAAAGTTTAAAAGGAGCCCAAGAATTTTCAAAGGCCCTGCAGGAAGGAAAGATAGGTAAATTTTACATAGGAATAACTGAGGGGCGTCCTTCTTTAAACGAATTTAAAAGCTCAATCGACGGAAAAGAATGTCTTTGTCTTATAAGAGTTCTTGATTTTTCAAAAAAAGAAAATTTAAGCCTTGTTCTTTTTAATCTTATAACCGGAAGGAAGCACCAAATAAGAATACAATGCTCTCAGTTCGGCACTCCCCTTTTAAACGATAAAAAATACGGCTCAAAACAAAAAAAAGCATTTTCTGAAGATTTATCAAAAAAAACTACATATTTTTTACATGCCTATAAGTTAATATTTTCGGAACCGTTTTTAGACGACTTACCAAAGGAGATTACCGCCCCCCTTCCCGAAAACTTTAAGAGAGCGGTCAAAAGTTTATTCGTGCGGAGGGTTTAA
- a CDS encoding divergent PAP2 family protein, with amino-acid sequence MLEAMYKMQWIMFFSNPIFLSAITSWMMSQVIKTIFALFNASIKTPIDFFELVFWRTGGMPSSHSALVASLTVSIGIRQGFDSDLFIFACFMALIVIRDAVGVRRSSGLQAKALNDLGAKFAEKNEGYHFRAVREIQGHKPVEAVAGIILGIITSILFAYFG; translated from the coding sequence ATGTTGGAAGCGATGTATAAAATGCAGTGGATTATGTTTTTTTCTAATCCGATTTTTTTATCCGCTATAACAAGCTGGATGATGAGTCAGGTTATAAAGACTATTTTTGCATTATTTAATGCCTCAATAAAGACCCCTATAGATTTTTTTGAGCTGGTGTTTTGGCGTACCGGCGGAATGCCTTCAAGTCACTCCGCTCTTGTAGCATCTTTAACCGTCAGCATAGGTATAAGGCAGGGGTTTGATTCGGATCTTTTTATTTTTGCCTGTTTTATGGCACTTATAGTTATAAGGGATGCTGTAGGCGTAAGAAGGTCCAGCGGTTTGCAGGCTAAGGCTCTAAATGACCTCGGTGCAAAGTTTGCCGAAAAGAATGAAGGATATCATTTTAGGGCCGTAAGGGAAATCCAAGGACACAAGCCCGTTGAAGCTGTTGCCGGCATTATTCTTGGTATAATCACATCAATATTATTTGCTTATTTTGGATAA
- a CDS encoding SLBB domain-containing protein: MTEFLRFKRGKEVLEYPKLPASFEGNAFLPQKAFIPIAFDSKKRPETLVMKGETVKEGQIIARTEEPFSVGIYSSIPGILYDFIDFTLPDGKHIHAAAVKLEGAFDILGRPSADYPWRTSSNSEIVRAIGYSGILNTADFSTVPLIYQVRNALKKEEADIYINLFDKDPSSGIDSILFDHFFEDVAEGLGIMAKILNAASVTCIHKLAKKDLYKLEQISETCEPFCKVKFINASNDYPFVQKNYFANKENPFLIDIPTAMYTYEVVRTNNPITSVYVLVTGKAINEPKVLKVKIGTPIGNLIEECGGFKTVPAQIILNGLIGGISADTLDIPVTSTLKSIHIPGKDSIKKHSIEECINCGLCFNSCPLYLEPKKIVESIEADDLNEDILKQINICSGCACCSACCPSRIPLCSIILEMSKKFKKGNLL; this comes from the coding sequence ATGACGGAATTTTTAAGATTTAAACGGGGTAAAGAGGTTTTAGAATACCCTAAGCTTCCTGCCTCGTTTGAGGGCAATGCCTTTTTACCTCAAAAGGCCTTTATACCTATAGCTTTTGATTCTAAAAAGCGTCCGGAAACCCTTGTTATGAAAGGAGAGACCGTAAAAGAAGGTCAAATTATAGCCCGTACTGAGGAACCTTTTTCGGTCGGCATATACTCTTCTATTCCCGGAATTTTATATGATTTTATTGATTTTACCCTTCCGGACGGGAAGCATATCCATGCTGCAGCCGTAAAACTTGAAGGGGCTTTTGATATTCTAGGCCGCCCATCTGCCGATTATCCATGGAGGACTTCTTCTAATTCCGAAATTGTTAGAGCAATAGGTTATTCCGGAATTTTAAATACGGCTGATTTTTCAACAGTGCCCCTTATTTATCAGGTAAGAAATGCTTTAAAAAAGGAAGAGGCCGATATCTATATAAACCTTTTCGATAAGGACCCTTCTTCAGGTATTGATTCAATCTTGTTTGATCATTTTTTTGAAGATGTTGCAGAGGGTCTTGGTATAATGGCGAAAATCCTCAATGCTGCTTCTGTAACCTGTATTCATAAGTTGGCAAAAAAAGATCTTTACAAGTTAGAGCAAATTTCAGAAACTTGTGAGCCTTTTTGTAAGGTAAAATTTATAAATGCATCAAATGATTATCCCTTTGTTCAAAAAAATTATTTTGCAAATAAGGAAAATCCTTTTTTAATAGATATTCCTACTGCTATGTATACATATGAGGTTGTAAGAACAAATAATCCTATTACCTCTGTTTATGTTCTTGTAACCGGTAAGGCTATCAATGAACCCAAGGTTTTAAAGGTTAAGATAGGGACACCTATAGGAAATCTTATAGAAGAGTGCGGAGGCTTTAAAACCGTGCCGGCACAAATTATATTGAACGGGCTTATCGGCGGGATATCCGCCGATACTTTGGATATACCTGTAACGAGTACCTTAAAATCGATTCATATTCCGGGGAAGGATAGTATAAAAAAACACTCTATAGAAGAGTGTATAAATTGCGGTTTATGTTTTAATTCTTGTCCTCTCTATTTGGAGCCTAAAAAAATAGTTGAATCCATTGAAGCTGATGACTTAAACGAGGACATTTTAAAACAAATAAATATTTGCAGCGGTTGTGCTTGTTGTTCCGCCTGTTGTCCTTCAAGGATTCCCCTGTGTTCCATTATTTTAGAGATGTCAAAAAAATTTAAAAAAGGAAATCTTTTATGA